The window ATCCTCGGCGGCGGCGTGATCGGCGTGGAGTTCGCCAGCGCCTGGAAGTCCTTCGGGGCCGACGTCACCATCGTCGAGGCCCTGCCCCGCCTGGTCCCGGTCGAGGACGAGGCCGCCTCCAAGGCCCTCGAGCGCGCCTTCCGCAAGCGCAAGATCGGCTTCAAGACCGGCGTCCGCTTCTCCGGGGTCACCCAGGACGACTCCGGCGTGACCGTCTCGCTGGAGTCCGGCGAGCAGCTCACGGCCGACTACCTGCTCGTGGCCGTGGGCCGGGGCCCCGTGACCGCCGGCCTCGGGTACGAGGAGCAGGGCGTGGAGGTCGAGCGGGGCTTCGTCATCACCGACGAGCGCCTGCGCACCGGCGTGGAGGGCCTCTACGCCGTCGGCGACATCGTCCCCGGCCTGCAGCTGGCCCACCGCGGCTTCGCGCACGGGGTCTTCGTGGCCGAGCAGATCGCCGGCCTCAACCCGGTCCCCGTGATCGACTCCGGCATCCCGCGCGTCACGTACTGCGACCCGGAGATCGCGTCGGTGGGCCTGTCGCAGAAGCAGGCCGAGGAGGCCTACGGGGCCGACCAGGTCGAGTCCCTCGAGTACAACCTCGCCGGGAACGGCAAGAGCCAGATCCTCGGCACGCAGGGCTTCGTCAAGCTCATCCGCCGCAAGGACGGGCCGATCGTGGGCTTCGTGGCCGTCGGCGCCCGGATGGGCGAGCAGGTGGGCGAGGCCCAGCTGATCGTCAACTGGGAGGCGCTGCCCGAGGAGGTCGCGCAGCTGGTCCACGCGCACCCCACCCAGAACGAGTCGCTCGGCGAGGCGCACCTGGCGCTGGCCGGCAAGCCGCTCCACTCGCACGCCTGAGCCCGGGTCCCCCGGCCAGCCCGAGCTCGACCCCACCCCTCGAGGAGACACACCCATGCCGTCCGTGGAGATGCCGGCTCTCGGCGAGAGCGTCACCGAAGGCACCGTCACCCGCTGGCTCAAGAACGTCGGCGACACCGTCGAGGTCGACGAGCCGCTGCTCGAGGTATCGACCGACAAGGTCGACACCGAGATCCCCTCGCCCTTCGCGGGCACCCTGACCGAGATCCTCGTCGCCGAGGACGAGACCGCCGAGGTCGGCGCGAAGCTCGCCGTCATCGGGGACGCGTCCGAGGGCGCGTCCTCCGGCTCTGACGGCGGCCAGGCCGCCACCGAGTCCGAGCAGGCCCCTGAGCCCGCGCCGAAGGCCGAGCAGCCGGAGGCGGAAGCCCCCCAGGCCGAGACCCCGAAGAGCTCGGGCTCGTCGTCCGGCGGTGGCGACGGCCAGGCCGTGACGATGCCCGCCCTGGGCGAGTCGGTCACCGAGGGCACCGTCACGCGCTGGCTCAAGAGCGTCGGCGACACCGTCGAGGTGGACGAGCCGCTGCTGGAGGTCTCCACCGACAAGGTCGACACCGAGATCCCCTCGCCCTTCGCGGGCACGCTCTCCGAGATCCTCGTCGCCGAGGATGAGACCGCCGAGGTGGGAGCGAAGCTCGCTGTCATCGGCGGCTCGGGCGGCTCAGCCAGCTCCGGTGGGGGTGACGAGGACCGCGCTGCCGGCTCGCTGGCCGACGAGGTCCAGGAGCGGGAGAAGGCCGAGCAGCAGGCGCTGGAGGCCGAGTCCAGCTCGTCGTCGTCGAAGCAGCAGTCGTCCTCCACGCCGTCCCAGGCGGACGTGCCGGACCGGCAGGTCGCTCCCGAGGCGCCCGCCAGCGCCAGCGGCGCCGAGCAGGCCAGCGAGGACTACAACAGCCCGGCCCCGCAGACCGGTGGTGGCGTCACGCCGCCGGTGGCACCCAGCAGCACGGCCCCGAAGGCCCCGGCCGACGTGTCGGCGTACGTGACCCCCCTGGTGCGCAAGCTCGCCGCCAGCGAGGGCGTGGACCTGACCACCGTGACCGGCACCGGCGTGGGTGGGCGCATCCGCAAGGAGGACGTGCTCAAGGCCGCCGAGGCCGCCAAGGCGAAGGCCGCCCCGTCGTCGCAGTCGGCTCCCGCCGCCTCGTCGTCGGCTGCGTCGTCGGGGTCGAAGGCCCCGGCCGCTCCGAGCATCTCCGCCAAGCGCGGCACCACCGAGAAGATGAGCCGCCTGCGCAAGGTCATCGCGCAGCGCATGGTCGAGTCGCTGCAGGTCTCCGCGCAGCTGACCACCGTGGTGGAGGTCGACGTCACGCGCATCGCCAAGCTGCGCGAGCGCGCCAAGGACGCCTTCAAGGCCCGCGAGGGCGCGTCGCTGAGCTACCTGCCCTTCATCACCCTGGCCACGGTCGAGGCGCTGAAGCAGTACCCGCAGGTCAACGCCAGCATCGAGGGCGAGTCGATCGTCTACCACCCGCAGGAGAACATCGGCATCGCGGTCGACACCGAGCGCGGCCTGCTGGTGCCCGTGGTCAAGGACGCCGGCGACCTCAACCTCGCCGGCATCGCCCGCAAGATCGGCGACCTCGCCAAGCGCACCCGCGACAACAAGGTGACGCCGGACGAGCTCGGCGGCGGCACCTTCACCATCACGAACACCGGCAGCCGCGGCGCCCTGTTCGACACCCCGATCATCAACCAGCCGCAGGTGGCCATCCTCGGCACCGGCGCCGTCGTCAAGCGGCCCGCGGTGGTGACCGGGCCGGACGGGGACGACGTCATCGCCGTCCGTTCGATGATGTACCTGGCGCTCTCGTACGACCACCGCCTGGTGGACGGAGCGGACGCCGCTCGCTTCCTCGTGGCGCTGAAGACGCGTCTCGAGGACGGCGCGTTCGAGGCCGAGCTCGGCCTCTGAGCCGGGCAGGAGCAGCAGCAGCGTGAGGATCGTCGCGGCCGGCGCGTCCGGCATGATCGGGCAGCCGCTCGTCCGCTGGTGGCGCGGCGCCGGCCACGACGTCGTCACGCTGGTGCGCCGGGCTCCCACCGCACCCGGTGAGGTGCAGTGGGACCCGGCGTCCGGCCGGCTCGACCCGGCCCTGCTGGGCCGGGTCGACGCGGCGGTGAACCTCGCTGGCGCGGGCGTCGGCGACCACCGCTGGACGGAGTCCTACCGGCGGACCGTGGTGGAGTCGCGCACGTCGTCCACCGCGACCCTCGCCCGGGCGCTCGCCGCCCTCGACGAGCCGCCGCAGGTGCTGCTGCAGGGCAGTGCCATCGGCTACTACGGCGACCGCGGCGACGAGCCGCTCGACGAGTCCTCCAGCGCGGGCGAGGAGTTCCTCGCCCGGTGCTGCGTGGCCTGGGAGGCGGCCGCCGCCCCGGCACGCGCCGCTGGCATCCGCACCGTCTCGCTGCGCACGGGGCTCGTCATGGCCTCCAGCGGCGGGGCCTTCGGCCAGGTGCTCCCCCTGGTCCGCCTGGGACTGGGCGGCCCGCTGGGCTCCGGCCGCGACTGGTGGTCGTGGATCTCGCTCGAGGACGAGCTGCGCGCCATCGACCACCTCCTGCACGCGGAGGTGTCGGGACCGGTGAACCTCGTGGCGCCTGACCCGCGCCCCAGCGGCCAGATCATCAAGGAGTTCGCTGCGGCGCTGCACCGCCCCGCCGTGCTCCCCGTGCCGGCCGCGGCGCTGCGCGCGGCGCTGGGCGGCTTCGCCGAGGAGGTCCTCGCCAGCCGGCGACTGGCCCCGAAGGCCCTGCTCGAGAGCGGGTTCCGCTTCAGCCACCCCGACCTGGCGTCCGCGGTCCGCTGGACGCTGGCCCACTGAGCTCACGCCGTCTCGGCGACCTTCCACCTGCCGCCGTCGAGGTGCAGCAGGAGGCGTGAGGTGACGGGGCCGCTGTCCGGCACGTCCGCGACCTGGTCACCGGTCGTGATGCGGTGCGCGCTGGTGCGCGTCACCACCCGCACCCAGGCCTGCGAGCCCTGCCGGTGCTCCACCAGCGCCGACACCACCTGCGTGGAGGCACCCTCCACCCTGCTGCCGGCCAGTTCGTCCAGCAGGGCCGCGTCGGCGCGGGCAGGCGCTGACCCGGCCACGTCCACCGCGTCGAGCAGCTCGGGGTCGTGCTCGACCACGGCCCGCAGCCGCAGCGCCGCGAGGGCCGCGACGGCGGCGGCGGGGTCGTCACCGGCCAGGCGCGCGTCCGGACGGGGCGCGGCGCCCAGCGCGGCCGCGCCGCCGGTGACCAGGGCGAGGGCCAGCAGCCCACCCGCCCAGCGCAGCGGGTGGCGCGACAGGTGCGCGCGCAGCCGTCCGCGCCGGGCGGACTGGCGGTCGTGGCTGCCCCCGACCTCGACGCGCGCCGCGGTGCGGCGGATGCGCTGCGTCACCAACGCGCCCTGCGCGGCCGCCGGCGGGCGGGCCGCCCCCAGGGGCACCGGGCGCACCGCCTCCCAGCAGGCGCGGGCGAGGTCCTCGGCGCGCGGAGCGGCCGCCTCCTCGGCGTCTCGCGCCGCGCGCAGCAGCGCGACCAGGGCGTCCCGCTCGTCGTCCTGAGGGGAGGGGGTGCCGGCGGGCCCCAGTGCCTGCAGGCCGAGCGCCGCCAGTGACCGCACGTCGCCAGGAGGTGTCGGAACCGGCGGGCGCGGTCGGGCACCGGTGGAGCGCTGGCGCAGCTCCCTGCGGCGCCGTCCCTCCGGCACCGCAGCACGCGCCCCGCCCCAGCCGAGCAGGAGCGGCAGGCCGCCGCCGTCGAGGAGGACGCCCTCGGCGCAGACCTCGCCGTGGACGAGGCCCTCCTCGTGCAGGCAGGCGAGGGCGCTGCCCAGCCCCGCCACCAGCAGCGCCACCTCCCCCGGCGCCAGCGCCGTCCGCTCGCCGAGGAGGTCCGCCA is drawn from Quadrisphaera setariae and contains these coding sequences:
- the lpdA gene encoding dihydrolipoyl dehydrogenase; this translates as MAESVYDVVILGGGSGGYAAAFRAAELGLSVALVEKDKLGGTCLHRGCIPTKALLHAAEVADATRESEQFGVKATFEGIDMPAVNKYKDGTIGRLYKGLQGLAKAHKLTLVEGEGKLVTRDTVEVDGQRYTGRNVVLATGSYSRSLPGLELGGRVITSEHALQLDHVPNSVIILGGGVIGVEFASAWKSFGADVTIVEALPRLVPVEDEAASKALERAFRKRKIGFKTGVRFSGVTQDDSGVTVSLESGEQLTADYLLVAVGRGPVTAGLGYEEQGVEVERGFVITDERLRTGVEGLYAVGDIVPGLQLAHRGFAHGVFVAEQIAGLNPVPVIDSGIPRVTYCDPEIASVGLSQKQAEEAYGADQVESLEYNLAGNGKSQILGTQGFVKLIRRKDGPIVGFVAVGARMGEQVGEAQLIVNWEALPEEVAQLVHAHPTQNESLGEAHLALAGKPLHSHA
- the sucB gene encoding 2-oxoglutarate dehydrogenase, E2 component, dihydrolipoamide succinyltransferase, which produces MPSVEMPALGESVTEGTVTRWLKNVGDTVEVDEPLLEVSTDKVDTEIPSPFAGTLTEILVAEDETAEVGAKLAVIGDASEGASSGSDGGQAATESEQAPEPAPKAEQPEAEAPQAETPKSSGSSSGGGDGQAVTMPALGESVTEGTVTRWLKSVGDTVEVDEPLLEVSTDKVDTEIPSPFAGTLSEILVAEDETAEVGAKLAVIGGSGGSASSGGGDEDRAAGSLADEVQEREKAEQQALEAESSSSSSKQQSSSTPSQADVPDRQVAPEAPASASGAEQASEDYNSPAPQTGGGVTPPVAPSSTAPKAPADVSAYVTPLVRKLAASEGVDLTTVTGTGVGGRIRKEDVLKAAEAAKAKAAPSSQSAPAASSSAASSGSKAPAAPSISAKRGTTEKMSRLRKVIAQRMVESLQVSAQLTTVVEVDVTRIAKLRERAKDAFKAREGASLSYLPFITLATVEALKQYPQVNASIEGESIVYHPQENIGIAVDTERGLLVPVVKDAGDLNLAGIARKIGDLAKRTRDNKVTPDELGGGTFTITNTGSRGALFDTPIINQPQVAILGTGAVVKRPAVVTGPDGDDVIAVRSMMYLALSYDHRLVDGADAARFLVALKTRLEDGAFEAELGL
- a CDS encoding TIGR01777 family oxidoreductase — encoded protein: MRIVAAGASGMIGQPLVRWWRGAGHDVVTLVRRAPTAPGEVQWDPASGRLDPALLGRVDAAVNLAGAGVGDHRWTESYRRTVVESRTSSTATLARALAALDEPPQVLLQGSAIGYYGDRGDEPLDESSSAGEEFLARCCVAWEAAAAPARAAGIRTVSLRTGLVMASSGGAFGQVLPLVRLGLGGPLGSGRDWWSWISLEDELRAIDHLLHAEVSGPVNLVAPDPRPSGQIIKEFAAALHRPAVLPVPAAALRAALGGFAEEVLASRRLAPKALLESGFRFSHPDLASAVRWTLAH
- a CDS encoding protein kinase — its product is MIPSAPQVPGLLVGTPVAPPVPGRPTAWWALDEDGRDVVVQRVRPAGGTGPVAGLDEASLRRRLAHPHVAALLRVVRCREGAVQVLGPAAGGSLADLLGERTALAPGEVALLVAGLGSALACLHEEGLVHGEVCAEGVLLDGGGLPLLLGWGGARAAVPEGRRRRELRQRSTGARPRPPVPTPPGDVRSLAALGLQALGPAGTPSPQDDERDALVALLRAARDAEEAAAPRAEDLARACWEAVRPVPLGAARPPAAAQGALVTQRIRRTAARVEVGGSHDRQSARRGRLRAHLSRHPLRWAGGLLALALVTGGAAALGAAPRPDARLAGDDPAAAVAALAALRLRAVVEHDPELLDAVDVAGSAPARADAALLDELAGSRVEGASTQVVSALVEHRQGSQAWVRVVTRTSAHRITTGDQVADVPDSGPVTSRLLLHLDGGRWKVAETA